ATGTGAAACTCGAGGACACCATTCGCGGTTTCAAGGAAATCATCGAAGGCAAGCACGACGATATTTCCGAACAGGCTTTCTACATGGTCGGTACCATTGAGGAAGCTTTGGAAAACGCGAAGAACTTCTAAGCTTGAAGGTGGCAGAAAATGGCCAAGACCATACACTTGGAAATTGTCACTCCTGACCGGAAACTCTTAAGTGAGGACGTCGAATTTGTCGGCGCACCCGGTTACAACGGCGAGTTTGGCGTTCTGCCCGATCACGCTCCGTTTTTGTCCGCCCTTGGTGTCGGTAGTCTGCACTACAACAAGGATGGAAGAACATACTGGATTTTTCTTTCTGGCGGATTCGCGGAAGTATCCGGGAACAAGATGAGCGTACTGGCGGAAGTTGCTGAACGAGCCGAGGAGATTGACGCGGAGCGGGCTCGCAAGGCCAAGGATCGCGCTGAAAAGCGAATGATCGAGCAGAAAGCTCAAATCGACTTTGCCAGAACACAGGCTGCACTGCAGCGTGCTTTGGCAAGAATGAAAACAAAAAACATGGTTGCGTAATCAGCTGCAGCCAAGCTATAAACCGTAAAAACGGGAGCGAATCCAAGGATTCGCTCCCGTTTTTATTGTTGATTGGTAACTATTCAGCCCATCCTG
This DNA window, taken from Desulfonatronum thiosulfatophilum, encodes the following:
- a CDS encoding F0F1 ATP synthase subunit epsilon, which codes for MAKTIHLEIVTPDRKLLSEDVEFVGAPGYNGEFGVLPDHAPFLSALGVGSLHYNKDGRTYWIFLSGGFAEVSGNKMSVLAEVAERAEEIDAERARKAKDRAEKRMIEQKAQIDFARTQAALQRALARMKTKNMVA